Genomic DNA from Rhodothermales bacterium:
GACGATGGAAGATGTCCCGGTTCAGATCACGCCACTGGCCAATGATTCCGACCCGGATATGGACGAGTTGACAATCCGGAGTTACACAGCCCCTGCCAACGGAAGTATAGACCGATCCGGACACACGCTGACCTATACGCCTGATGCCGACTTCTTCGGCCAAGACACGTTCTCCTACGTGGTAGCAGACGGCAAGGGTGGGTCAGTTTCGGCGCAGATCAGGATTACGATCACTCCGGTCAATGATCCGCCCATCGCCCAAACGGATCACTTTCTGACCGACGAGGACATCCCCTTGTCAATCACGACGCTGCTGAGCAACGACACAGATGTGGACGATTCAAGCGCCAGCCTGACCCTGGAGCTAATCTCTGCAGCCCAGCATGGCCTGGTGGCCCGCACCTCGTCAGGTGGCGTCATCTTCACCCCTGCCGCCAATTTTTCTGGCGAGGATCGGTTTGGCTACACCGTCACCGACGGCAAGGCATCCAGTGCCGGCGTAGTTGTGGTCACCGTCGCTTCGGTAAATGACCCGCCGACTGCAACCGAAGACCACGTGGTGATTGGCCCTGATGCGGCAGAGGTTCAGGTGTTTCCCCTTGCGAACGACACCGATATCGAGAGAGACATGCTGTCGCTGGTCGATGTCGGCTCTGCGGCGTTCGGCACGGCCACGCTCGTTCAGGAGTCGATCCTGTATGTACCCGGAGCAGGGTTTCCGGGTCGCGACTCTCTGACCTACGTGGTAAGGGATGCGCCCGGCGCCGAGAGTGTGGGAACCGTGTACATCGTCAGGGGGGCGGCCGCTCCGGTGGCCACAGACGACTTGGCATCGACCCCTGAGGACACGCCTATTACCATTAGCCCGCTGGCAAACGACACCGACCCGAACGGAGACACGCTCCGCATTGTGGCTGTACAACAGCCCACCCTCGGCACCGCTGAGTTGATGGAAGGAGGGCTCGTAGTCTACACGCCGGCTCCAGACGTATTCGGAGAGGACGTTTTCCAGTACAGCGTGGCCGATGACAGTTTGCACACCGACGGCCACATACGGATCGAGATTACTCCTGTAAACGATGCTCCAAGATTCCCCGAGGGTAGTCCCGTATTTGTGGCACCAGGCGTCCGGGAAACGATTCAAGTTGGTGGGGTCGATCCACCGGGCCAGGATCCTGACAAGGAAGTGGTCTTTTCGTTTCGGGAAGCAGTCGATCCAGAAGGTGATCCTATCGAATACACGTGGAGCGTGTACCCCGACTCCAGCAGGGTGGAACCTCAACTGACTGGACAGTCCTTGGGCGGGACATTCCATGTGACGTTGGGGGCGCTGGCTACAATGGCAGCGTCTACCCCAGGCGAGGTGGCCGAGGTTTGGGCCGGCGTGACAGCCGCGGACGCTGAGGCGAGATCTGACTCGGAATTGCTTCCGTTGCAACTGTCCCGAGGCCTGCTGACCAGTACCGGTTCTGACGACGTTCCCGAGGAGTTTGCGCTCCACACCAATTTCCCGAACCCGTTCAATCCGACTACTACGATTCGCTACGATGTGCCTGAGGCCGGGCATCTCCTACTGGAGGTCTTCGACGTGCGCGGAAAACGAGTAGCTGTCCTCGCAGACGAGGTGCAGTCTCCGGGCAAACACGTCCAGACGTTTGATGCGGGCACGCTTCCGAGCGGAGTCTACCTCTATCGGCTGACATCGGGGTCGTTCACACAAGTGAAAACCATGATTCTGATCAAGTAATTGGCGGAAACATGTCATGCCCCAACCGTCCGGATCAGCCTATGATCGGATGACAAATCAGATGTCCCCTCGCCGCAATAGATTCTTTCGTAAAGGGCACAAATCGCGGTGTTCAGGTCGCCACTCCCGGCTAGGGGGTGGCGACCTGTTTGTCATCGTATGATGAGCACTTTCGTCTCCCACTGGGTGCCTGATACCCCCCGAATGAGATAAACCCCCGAAGTGAGCCCGGAAACGGGCACCGGTCCGTCTCGGACAGTTCGGGTGAGGAGCTGTCGCCCCAGCAGATCATAGATCGCTACCTGCTCCGCCCCGTCTATGTGTAGCGCAGTCCCCTTGGAAACGGGGTTTGGATGCACACGCAGTGTGCCCGAAGCAGACGGCACCTGCTTCGTTCCGGTGCTGGTCAGGTCGAGATCACGGAGGTACGCCACAACGATCGCGGCGGTGGCGACGTGGTTCGATCGATTGTCATTGTCTACCAGAGCGATGCTGAACCCGAACTCGGGGGAGTACACCATGAGGGACGAAGACCCGGTGATCCAGCCGGAGTGTCCCCACATCTCCGTATCCGCGATCAGGTATTGCTGCACGCCCTGACCGTAGGCGGTCCAGACCTCGCCGACCCCCGACAGAGGATGCCAGTCAAGCAGGTCAGAACGGGTGGATGCCGAAAAAGACGACTCTGCAAACAGGTACTGGGCCCATCGCGCTATATCCCCGGCTGTTGAGAACATGGAGCCTGGCGCGGCCCTGGCGCTGTTGTGCGATACCGCCAGGTAGAGCTCGCGAAAGTCGTCGAGGGTGCCGTCTCCGTTCTGATCCGACCACGTGTAAGGCACCTCGCCGTTTGGCGGTTCATCACCTCCGAAGGTGGTTGTTTCGAGCGCAAGCGGGCGAAGGAGCCTCGACCGGATCTCATCGCCCAGCGGTACGCCGGTCGCCGCTTCCAGGAGGACGTGGAGCAGCAGGAAGTTGGAGTTGGAATACGACGCCCCGGTCCCGGCGAAATAGAGCGGGGGAGCGAGGAATTCGCGCAGTACCTCATCAGGTGTCCAGACCCGGCTGAGGTCCTCCCTGAGGCGCGGCACCCGTGACGGATGATTTGTGTAGTTGTACACACCCGAGGTGTGTCCGAGCAGTTGTCGGATGGTGATTCCGGCATTCACATGGGTGTAAGGCCCGGCGAACCGGCCGAGGGCATCATCCAGCGAGAGTACGCCCTCGTCCACCAATTGCAGCACGACTGCCGCAACAAACGTTTTGGTGATACTGGCGAACCCCATGCGGTGGTCGGGGCGCATGGGCGCCTCCGTCGCAGGGTTGCTCCAACCGTGGCCGGACGACCACACGGAGCCGTCGGGGAATGCGACGGCAACCACGAGACCTGTCTGAGGCTGGACCTGGTACTGCGCCTCCACGAGCTCATAGAGCGACGCCGATATGACCGGATCGCTTGCCAGCTGGCCTCTTGCAAGGCAGGCCAGCGATCCCCACAAGAGGATCACGGCAGCAAGCATTGTGGTCGTTTTTCTCTTCAACGGATGGCGATTCGGTTACCCGTCCCCAATAAAGGACTCGCCGGGTCGGGATGCGGAGACTCAGGAGTGCCCCTGGAAGCCCTCAGTCCCGCCCCGGGCGGACGGTCTATCGTCCCGGCGCCTGGAACTCCACCACCAGCAAGTCCGAGTCGTCTCCGGCTCCGTTCAGCCTTCCGAACACCAGCGATTTCCCCAGCGCGGTGAATCCCGGACTCCACTCCCAGGCGTCCGTGTTGATGGTGTCGCCGAGGTTCACCGGGTCGCCCCAGCCGCTATCCGTTCGTGCGACGAAATACAGGTCACCACGCCCAGCTCCACCCGGTCGCTCTGAATAGAACACCGCGCCGGTGCCATCCGGGAGGAGAGCTACCTCGCCGTCGGTGGCGTCGGAATTGAATGGAAGCACTTCGGGGTCTGACCAGGCTCCCACTTCGCCGGCCGCGAAATACGCGTCTACGGCGCCACCCCGCCTGGAATGGAAGTAGAGCCCATCGTCCGTTTCGACCGGATGACTGTCGATGTCGTCCGTGCTCAGGCTGCCGCCCAGATGCTCGGCCTCGGACCACCCGCCGTCCTGCCAGCTCACCATCCACATGTCGTTGCGGCCGTTGTCCTCCCGGCCGGGGGCTGGTCGCGCCGAGGAGAAGTACAGCCTCATCCCATCCGGCGATAGCGACGGGAGTTCATCGCCCGCGGGGTGCCCAAAGGAGACCGCTTCCGGTTCGGTCCAGGACTGGTCAGTCCTTCGCGAAACGAGGATCTGCGGCGCGTCGCTGAAGGACGCGCGACGCGTGAAGTAGAGCGTATTGCCGTCCGGCGAAAACGCCGGGCCGTACTCAATCTGGTCGGTGCTGATGATGCCCTCCCCGAGAACAGTTGGCGTTTGGGCGCGCGCAGGCAGGGCAAGCAGGGCTACGGCGAGGACAGGGAGAAGTCGGGCCACGGCGGGAGCGAAAAAATGCACAGGACCCAGGCGCCTACGGGAGCCCGCCCGTTCGGGTTGCTTTTAATCAATTAAAAGCCTGGTCGAAGCACCACGCTCCTGCTCTCTGCCACGCCTCCAGCCTCGAGGCTGACCTGGTATACGCCCGCCGAAAGGCCGCGCAGATCCAGCCGCCCGGAGTGCGTCCCGGCCGAACGCTGGCCGAGGTCAATCTGAAGGCGCGATCGCCCCAGGAGGTCATACACGGTGATCATGACCGGGCCTGCAGACGGCAGGTCCGCGGCCAGTGAAAGCCAACCAGCAGACGGATTCGGGAATGTCTCCAGCTGCAGGCGCGCCGGAGGCACCTCAGGGGCTTGGCGCGACACGGAGGTGCCGCCCAACGGCTTGCCCGGCGACACCACGTGGTAGTACATGGTGTCCGTCCGACCCGCTTCGTCGGAGGCAATGACCTGGAATTCCGCGTTGCGCGTAGGGAAGGCGGCTGAAGGATCAATCAGCACGTGGTTATCCACCAGGGATACGCCCGCCGGCGCGTCCACCAGTTCGTAGGCCACGGTCCCCACCGAGTGCCGAACCCGAAGTGTATCCCGCTTCACGCCGCCGTCCAGCTTGATCGAACGGCCGGCAAGCGGGAAAAACCGGAGCGGAAAGACGGTGTTGTCACCGACCGTGAACGTCTTGCTGCGAACCGGCGCACCATCCTGCAAGAGCTCGACGGTCCAGACGCCTTCCGGAGACTCCATGGCCGACACGCGCTCCTCCCAGCCTGTATAAAGCGCATGCCACTGCACGCTGCGGGCGAAGATCACACCCTTGTTCAGCACGTCAAACTCCGCGCCGGTCGGATCCAGAATGCGCACCTGATAGGTGGCGCCGATCATGCCCTGTAGCTGCACCCAAATGCCGAGTTCAGGCTCCGACCGGGCTACCTCCAGCGGTCGGAAGGGGCGATTCTTGAGCCGTTTGTCGCCGATGTAGTTGTTGTTCTCCGAACCGCTCAGGTCCGTGTCCAGAAACACGTCCCAGTCCAGGATGCTGAGTTCGCGCGTCGCCGGATGCACGATGGGCTCCTTCCAAAGTGACAGCCGGGAGTTGCATGATCCCTGGTTTGGGTCCCGGGAGATCCCGTTCTCCCACAGCTCGAAGTGCAGATGCGGGTTCGGACTGGAGCCCGAAGAACCCACATAGCCGATTACCTGCCCCGCCTCGACCCGATCGCCCGGTACGACGGACACCGAATGCGTGCGCAGATGGAAGTACTGCGAGTTGGATCCGTCGTTGTGCCGGATGTTGATGCCGTTGGGCAGCCCGATGTACGGTGTCCAGTAGTTGCGATCGAAGTTGCCGGTCTGGGTCCACGTGACCAGCCCATCGGCCGCTGCGAGCACGGGCACGCCCTGGTCCATGATGCGGAAGTTGTACGCCATCACGTCCGTGCCGCGATGCCCATCGTACGTGAACTGGGCGTGGCATTCCCAGTCCTGCCAGGTGCCGGCGGCCGGGTCTGTGTCCGGGCCGAGTTGCAGAAAAATGCCATCCCACTCGGCGCGGCCCAGCGGCCAGATCAGCTCAGGGATCCGGGCGATGGACTCGGTGCCCGACTCGGCGATCGCCACCTCGGAGTCCGAGACTCCGCCTCCCTGGTGATGAGGAGGGGCACAGCCGACGAGCGGCAGAGCGAGTAGAAGAACGGGGAGGAGACGCATGGGGAGCCCCACAATACGGCCATTGTGCTGCGGCTACGAGGTGCAACCCGCCAGTCGTGCAGGCCGCAGCTCCAGCCGGCCCAACCGCGTGCCACACGGTCAGCGCCGAAATCCGCCCAAAGTGCCCAGATACGAAGGCTGAAAGCCCGCGAGGGCTTCCTTGACCTGATCGCTGGCCGGCCCGTAGATCACGAATTCGGTGGGCTGAAACAGGCCCATGAACCGCTCGGCGAAGTTGGCGCCGAAGTTGCCCAGGTGCTCCATCACCGCCTCGGAGTCGGCGTAGCTCTCGAGGATGTGACAGGTGGCGCCGTCCTCGGAGATGTACCACTCGTAGGTGCGGGCGCCCGCTTCGTTCTTGGTGGAGGCGACCATCTCATGCATGAGTTCGCGCCAGGCATCGAGGTCGCTGACGTTTCCGCGCAGGCTCCACGAGACTGAGTGTGCCATGGGTATCCAGGGGTTTGGGTTGGACTCAGTTGCGGGGGGACTCGAATAAACCACCCGGCGTGCCCCCCGGCGACTTGCCGAACCGGCGGTAGGCCCTGGACGTCGCCACGCGCCCTCTCGGCGTGCGCTCCATAAGCCCTTCCTGAATCAGAAACGGCTCGTATACCTCCTCGAGCGTGCCGGCGTCCTCACCCACGGACACGGCAAGGTTGCCCAGCCCCGTCGGGCCGCCGTCGAACTTCTCGATCAGTGTGGTCAGGATGCGCACATCCATCTCGTCGAGCCCGCTGGGGTCCACGTTGAGCGCGGTCAGCGTCTGATCCGCGATCTCGGATGTGATGACCCCATCGCCCTTGACCTCTGCGAAATCCCGGGCGCGGCGCAGAAGTCGGTTGGCGATGCGGGGCGTGCCCCGACTGCGCCGTGCGATCTCGGAAGCACCGTCCTCGGAGATCCCGACACCCAGCAGGCCGGCAGAGCGCTCGACAATGCGCTGCAGCAGGTCCGGTGTGTAGTAGTCGTACCGAAAGTCGATGCCGAACCGGGCTCGGAGGGGGGCGGTGAGCAGCCCCTTTCGAGTGGTCGCACCCACCAGCGTGAAAGGCGGCAGTGCGATCTGCACGCTCCGGGCGTTCGGCCCCTGGTCAATCAGGATGTCGATGTGGTAGTCCTCCATCGCCGCGTAGAGGTATTCCTCGACGACCGGCGCCAGGCGGTGGATCTCATCGATAAACAGGACCTCGCCTTCCTGCAGGTTGGTCAGAAGGCCTGCGATCGAAGCGGGCTTGTCGAGCACCGGACCGGAGGTGGTCTTGATGCGCACCCCCATCTCCTCGGCGATGATGTAGGCCAGCGTAGTCTTGCCCAAGCCGGGCGGTCCGGACAGCAGCACATGGTCCAGTGCCTCGCCGCGCGCCAACGCTGCTCTCATGAAGACGCGCAGGTTCTCCTTGATCTGCGCCTGCCCCACGAACTCATCCAGACTCTTGGGCCGGAGGGCTTTTTCGAGGTCCTCATCGCCTCGAATGGGGCTACCTGCCATGGCGCCTGCACGCTCGTTCATATCGCCGAAATTGAGGCTCTGGAGCCGGTTTTTGCACCGCCCGCCTCATCGCACCCGAGTTGACAAACCCGGCCCCTCGGCCTACGTTGAGGCATCATGTTTGCTGTGGGCAACATACTGATTTCCGATGACGTGGTAGACGCGCCGTTTGCCTGCAATCTGGGTGCGTGCCACGGCGCGTGTTGCGTGCATGGCGACAGCGGCGCGCCCCTCGAAGAGGACGAACTGCCCCTGATTGAACACGCGCTCAAAGTCGTCGGACACACCCTGCGTCCCGAAGCCCGCGAGGTCATCGCCCGTAAAGGACCGTGGGAGGAAACCAGTCCCGGCTATTATGCCACCACGTGTGTGGGCGATGCGGAGTGCGTCTTTGTGACGTATGACGGCCCGGTGGCCAAGTGCGCCATCCAGAAAGCCCAGCAGGAGGGCAGACTGGAATTCGCCAAGCCCATCTCCTGCCACCTGTATCCCATCCGCATCGAAGACCTCGGTGACTACGAGGCGCTCAACTACGAGCGCGTGGACATCTGCAAGCCGGCCGTGCCCCACGGGAAACGAACCGGGACTCGATTGCCGAACTTCCTCAGGGATCCGTTGGTACGCAGGTATGGCGAGGATTGGTACGATCTCTTCATCGACGCCTGCGAAGAACGAAGCCGCATTCTTAACGGTCAGTAGCGCATATGCTGAATCTCCAACAGAAACAGTCCCTGCAGCAGAAGCTGTCGCCGCAGCAGATACAGTACATCAAGCTGCTGCAACTGCCGACGCTCGCGCTGGAACAGCGCATCAAGGCGGAGATCGAGACGAATCCGCTGCTGGAGGAGGGGCTGGACGAGGAGGAGGAAGACCAGCAGGAACGCGCTGAAGCCAAGGACGAGGCGGATCAGCAGGACGACTCCAAGAACGAAGACGAAGACTACAACTGGGAGGAGTTGCTCCCGGACGCAGACGACCTCTACGGTCACAAAGCGCGTGTGGACTCCCAGGACGAGGAGGAGCGCAAGGAGATTCCCATGGCGGCCGGGGTCTCGATGGCTGAGCACCTGAAGGACCAGCTGTCGTTCCTGAATCTGACGGACGACCAGGAGTTGGTAGCCGAGCAGATTATCGGCTCCATCGATGAGGACGGCTACCTGCGGCGGCCGCTGGAGAGCATTATTGACGATGTGGCCTTCAACTACGGTGTACTCGTGGAGGAGGACGCCGTGGAGAAGGTGCTCAAGCGGATCCAGAAGCTGGAGCCTCTGGGCATCGCATCGCGGGATCTGCGCGAGTGCCTCATGGTGCAGCTGGAGGCCATGCCCGAGGATACGCCTGGGCGGACTGCTGCCCATCGCATGCTTGATCGGACCTACAAGGAGTTCACGATGAAGCATTTTGACCACATCATGCGCAAGCTCGAAATCGAACCGGACGAGCTCAAGGACGCGTATGATCTGGTCCAGCGGCTGAATCCCAAGCCGGGCGAAGGCGAGTTCACCGCTGCGCAGAATTACATCACGCCGGACTTCACGGTGCGCTATGACGAGGAGGAATTCCTCATCAGCCTGAACAACGGCAACACGCCGGAGCTGCGGGTTTCGAAGCAGTACCGGCAGATGCTCGAGCAGATAACCACCGAAAAGAAGCGCGGCAACACCGCCGGCGCGTTCGACTCGGAAACGCGCAACTTCCTGAAGTCAAAGCTGGAGTCCGCCAAGTGGTTTATCAACTCCATCCACCAGCGTCGGCACACGATGCTGAAGGTGATGGAGGCGATCGTGCAGATCCAGGATGAGTTCTTCAAGTTCGGCCACGGCTACCTGAAGCCGATGATCCTGAAGGACATCGCCGACATCATCCACATGGACATCTCCACGGTGAGCCGCGTGGTGAACGGCAAGTACGTGCAGTGTGACTTTGGCGTGTACGAGCTGAAGTACTTCTTTTCCGAGGGCCTGTCCACCGAGAGCGGCGAGGAGATCTCCAACAAGGAGGTCAAGGCCATCATCGAGCAGATCATCGGAGACGAGAACAAGCAGAAGCCGCTCTCCGATCAGAAGATTGCGACGATGCTGGAGGACAAGGGCTTCCAGATCGCGCGGCGCACGGTGACCAAGTACCGGGAGCAGCTCGGTATTCCTGTGGCGCGGCTGCGCAAAGAAATCGTGTTGTCGTGAGCACCGAGGCCTACTTCGAGCGGTTTCGGCAGGGGATCGTTGGCCATGACCACGATTTTGAGACGCCCTATGGGCGCAAGCAGCTGATCTACGCAGACTGGATTGCCTCGGGCCGGCTGTATGGGCCGATCGAGGACAAACTGCACGGCACGTTTGGTCCCTGGGTTGGGAATACGCATTCCGAGTCCTCGGTGACCGGGACGTCGATGACGCGTGCGTATCACGAGGCCAGGCACATCATCAAGCGGCACGTCAACGCGGGCCCGAATGATGTCATCATTGCCACGGGCAGCGGCATGACGGGCGTCATCAACAAGCTCCAGCGGATCCTGGGATTGCGCATTCCTGAGCCGCTCATGCCGCACGTCAACGTGCCTGAGTCCGAGCGGCCTGTGATTCTCCTCACCCACATGGAGCACCACTCCAACCAGACGTCATGGCTGGAGACTATCGCCGATGTGCATTGGCTGGAGCCGATGCCCAACGGCGAGTGCTGCATGAAGACGCTGCGGGAGGCCGTGAAGCAGTACGAGGGCCGGCGGTTGATCGGCTCGTTCACGGCCTGCTCCAACGTGACGGGCGTGCGCACGCCGTATCACGAAATGGCGCGCATCATGCACGAGGCCGGCGGGTTGTGTTTTGTCGACTTTGCAGCGTCGGCGCCCTACGACCCCATCGACATGCACCCGGAGGATGAGGCCGCGCGCCTCGATGCGGTGTTCTTCAGCCCGCACAAGTTTCTGGGCGGTCCGGGAAGCGCAGGAATCATGGTCTTTGACTCGGCCCTGGATCCCAACCATGTGCCGGACGAGCCGGGCGGCGGCACGGTCGATTGGACGAACCCCTGGGGTGAGCACCGCTTTGTCTCCAACATCGAGGATCGCGAAGACGGAGGTACGCCCGCCTTCCTGCAGACCATTCGGGCCGCCCTCTGCATCAAGCTGAAAGAAGAGATCACGTGCGATGCGATCCATGTCCGCGAGAAGGAGCTGCTGGACCGGGCCTTTGAGGGGCTGGGAGAAATTCCCGGACTCGTGATCCTGGCGGAGCATCTGCGGGATCGTCTGGGTGTGATCTCCTTCTACTTTGAGGGCATTCACTACAACCTGGTCGTAAAGCTGCTCAATGACCGGTTTGGCATCCAGGTGCGCGGCGGCTGTTCGTGCGCCGGGACGTACGGACACTATCTGCTGCACGTCGATCCGGAGCATTCACACCGGATTACGGACCGGATCAATGAAGGCGATCTGTCTGAGAAGCCGGGGTGGGTGCGCCTGTCCTTGCACCCCACCATGACTGATGCGGAGTTGGAGATCGTGATCGATGCGCTCGCCGCCGTGCGCGCCAACATCACCGAGTGGGAGAAGGACTACCGGTACGATCCCAACACCAACGAGTATGTGCACCGCGAGGAGCGGGCGCTGCCGGTGGAGGAGTGGTTCTCGCTGGAGCGGGAAGGGGCAGCGCTGTAGGACGGGCGCTCGACAGGCTGTCAGAGCCCGGGTTTGCGGAAGGCACCCAGAGCGCTCCGCCTGTCTCATTCTGACGTCCTGAAACGTCGACAATCGGTCGCTTACTTCCGGCGATCCGCGTTTGCGAGACAGCCGCGTTACAAAACGCGGACGAAACGCCTCTGGTTAAAAAGGGTCATTGCGGCGCGTTTTGGGCGGTTAATACACCATCCGTGGCCCCGTTGCGGCCCCGTTGTGTTTTTTTGGCACGGTGTTCGCTTCATCTGGAGCGAAACACTTTCCACCACGCTTCCAAGGGTGTTAACCATGGCTTCCGCAAATCTCACTCCTTCCGGTTCCTCGATGTCGAATCTGCTGACCCTATACATGCAGGGGCAGATCACCGAACGTCAGTGGAAACGCATGATGCGCATTATGGACTCTCGCAAGGCGAGCAAGACCGAGCGCATGGCAATGGCCCGCTACTTCAGAGACGTGGTCTCTGAAAAGGGCTCCTCAGCTCTCCGTATGCCCAAGCTCGGAGAAGTCAACGACATGCTGGGCTACGCACGCAATTCCTAATCGTCGAAGCAGGTTTCTATACACACTACCTCCTCCTGTGTGTCTTGAACGTCCGCAACGGTGGGTGATGCGGACTGTTCACCCTTCGACGTTGAGGCCGGGCGCTTTTGGAAGCGGCGCCTGGCCTCTCTCTTTTTTGGGGCAGGGAGTTGCACGACTCTCGCACGGCACCCTGCCTACCCCTCAGCTCCGAACGCTGAGACGGTCGCAGTAGCCTGGGCGATGGCGCCCCACTCCGAGTCGAGCACCTCCTCATGCAGGGCGACTTCGGAGCCGATCCAGCCGATGGTCACGAACTGGCGGGCGAGCAGAAGGACCTGCTGAATGAGGAACGTAAGGAAGCCTAGCCCGAGTGCGGCTTCAAGCGGAGCCGGGCCCACGGCCAGCAGCAAGGCCGGGCCGAACCAGACCACGTAAAGCAGGTGCGCGCTCAGTCGCCGCAGCGGGAACGACACCCCGAAGAACACTGCCTTGATAACGGACAAGTCCCGCG
This window encodes:
- a CDS encoding peptidoglycan DD-metalloendopeptidase family protein; protein product: MRLLPVLLLALPLVGCAPPHHQGGGVSDSEVAIAESGTESIARIPELIWPLGRAEWDGIFLQLGPDTDPAAGTWQDWECHAQFTYDGHRGTDVMAYNFRIMDQGVPVLAAADGLVTWTQTGNFDRNYWTPYIGLPNGINIRHNDGSNSQYFHLRTHSVSVVPGDRVEAGQVIGYVGSSGSSPNPHLHFELWENGISRDPNQGSCNSRLSLWKEPIVHPATRELSILDWDVFLDTDLSGSENNNYIGDKRLKNRPFRPLEVARSEPELGIWVQLQGMIGATYQVRILDPTGAEFDVLNKGVIFARSVQWHALYTGWEERVSAMESPEGVWTVELLQDGAPVRSKTFTVGDNTVFPLRFFPLAGRSIKLDGGVKRDTLRVRHSVGTVAYELVDAPAGVSLVDNHVLIDPSAAFPTRNAEFQVIASDEAGRTDTMYYHVVSPGKPLGGTSVSRQAPEVPPARLQLETFPNPSAGWLSLAADLPSAGPVMITVYDLLGRSRLQIDLGQRSAGTHSGRLDLRGLSAGVYQVSLEAGGVAESRSVVLRPGF
- a CDS encoding DUF3109 family protein — encoded protein: MFAVGNILISDDVVDAPFACNLGACHGACCVHGDSGAPLEEDELPLIEHALKVVGHTLRPEAREVIARKGPWEETSPGYYATTCVGDAECVFVTYDGPVAKCAIQKAQQEGRLEFAKPISCHLYPIRIEDLGDYEALNYERVDICKPAVPHGKRTGTRLPNFLRDPLVRRYGEDWYDLFIDACEERSRILNGQ
- the ruvB gene encoding Holliday junction branch migration DNA helicase RuvB produces the protein MNERAGAMAGSPIRGDEDLEKALRPKSLDEFVGQAQIKENLRVFMRAALARGEALDHVLLSGPPGLGKTTLAYIIAEEMGVRIKTTSGPVLDKPASIAGLLTNLQEGEVLFIDEIHRLAPVVEEYLYAAMEDYHIDILIDQGPNARSVQIALPPFTLVGATTRKGLLTAPLRARFGIDFRYDYYTPDLLQRIVERSAGLLGVGISEDGASEIARRSRGTPRIANRLLRRARDFAEVKGDGVITSEIADQTLTALNVDPSGLDEMDVRILTTLIEKFDGGPTGLGNLAVSVGEDAGTLEEVYEPFLIQEGLMERTPRGRVATSRAYRRFGKSPGGTPGGLFESPRN
- the rpoN gene encoding RNA polymerase factor sigma-54 — protein: MLNLQQKQSLQQKLSPQQIQYIKLLQLPTLALEQRIKAEIETNPLLEEGLDEEEEDQQERAEAKDEADQQDDSKNEDEDYNWEELLPDADDLYGHKARVDSQDEEERKEIPMAAGVSMAEHLKDQLSFLNLTDDQELVAEQIIGSIDEDGYLRRPLESIIDDVAFNYGVLVEEDAVEKVLKRIQKLEPLGIASRDLRECLMVQLEAMPEDTPGRTAAHRMLDRTYKEFTMKHFDHIMRKLEIEPDELKDAYDLVQRLNPKPGEGEFTAAQNYITPDFTVRYDEEEFLISLNNGNTPELRVSKQYRQMLEQITTEKKRGNTAGAFDSETRNFLKSKLESAKWFINSIHQRRHTMLKVMEAIVQIQDEFFKFGHGYLKPMILKDIADIIHMDISTVSRVVNGKYVQCDFGVYELKYFFSEGLSTESGEEISNKEVKAIIEQIIGDENKQKPLSDQKIATMLEDKGFQIARRTVTKYREQLGIPVARLRKEIVLS
- a CDS encoding serine hydrolase; amino-acid sequence: MKRKTTTMLAAVILLWGSLACLARGQLASDPVISASLYELVEAQYQVQPQTGLVVAVAFPDGSVWSSGHGWSNPATEAPMRPDHRMGFASITKTFVAAVVLQLVDEGVLSLDDALGRFAGPYTHVNAGITIRQLLGHTSGVYNYTNHPSRVPRLREDLSRVWTPDEVLREFLAPPLYFAGTGASYSNSNFLLLHVLLEAATGVPLGDEIRSRLLRPLALETTTFGGDEPPNGEVPYTWSDQNGDGTLDDFRELYLAVSHNSARAAPGSMFSTAGDIARWAQYLFAESSFSASTRSDLLDWHPLSGVGEVWTAYGQGVQQYLIADTEMWGHSGWITGSSSLMVYSPEFGFSIALVDNDNRSNHVATAAIVVAYLRDLDLTSTGTKQVPSASGTLRVHPNPVSKGTALHIDGAEQVAIYDLLGRQLLTRTVRDGPVPVSGLTSGVYLIRGVSGTQWETKVLIIR
- a CDS encoding aminotransferase class V-fold PLP-dependent enzyme, with the translated sequence MSTEAYFERFRQGIVGHDHDFETPYGRKQLIYADWIASGRLYGPIEDKLHGTFGPWVGNTHSESSVTGTSMTRAYHEARHIIKRHVNAGPNDVIIATGSGMTGVINKLQRILGLRIPEPLMPHVNVPESERPVILLTHMEHHSNQTSWLETIADVHWLEPMPNGECCMKTLREAVKQYEGRRLIGSFTACSNVTGVRTPYHEMARIMHEAGGLCFVDFAASAPYDPIDMHPEDEAARLDAVFFSPHKFLGGPGSAGIMVFDSALDPNHVPDEPGGGTVDWTNPWGEHRFVSNIEDREDGGTPAFLQTIRAALCIKLKEEITCDAIHVREKELLDRAFEGLGEIPGLVILAEHLRDRLGVISFYFEGIHYNLVVKLLNDRFGIQVRGGCSCAGTYGHYLLHVDPEHSHRITDRINEGDLSEKPGWVRLSLHPTMTDAELEIVIDALAAVRANITEWEKDYRYDPNTNEYVHREERALPVEEWFSLEREGAAL
- a CDS encoding PD40 domain-containing protein, coding for MARLLPVLAVALLALPARAQTPTVLGEGIISTDQIEYGPAFSPDGNTLYFTRRASFSDAPQILVSRRTDQSWTEPEAVSFGHPAGDELPSLSPDGMRLYFSSARPAPGREDNGRNDMWMVSWQDGGWSEAEHLGGSLSTDDIDSHPVETDDGLYFHSRRGGAVDAYFAAGEVGAWSDPEVLPFNSDATDGEVALLPDGTGAVFYSERPGGAGRGDLYFVARTDSGWGDPVNLGDTINTDAWEWSPGFTALGKSLVFGRLNGAGDDSDLLVVEFQAPGR